One genomic segment of Melospiza melodia melodia isolate bMelMel2 chromosome 22, bMelMel2.pri, whole genome shotgun sequence includes these proteins:
- the LOC134428249 gene encoding ficolin-1-like produces the protein MGTVAPVLLVLLSLRVTICDAEDTCSEVRIVGLRDADRLAILQGCPGIPGVSGPKGEAGLPGTKGETGDQGFPGKAGPPGAKGAAGEPGFPGLKGTKGEPGFPEIWEPENCQELLAKGKIFSGWYTIYPQDCNATTVFCDMDTDGGGWIGLFQVFQRRWDGSVNFLRDWDSYKRGFGNQLTEFWMGNDNIHFLTSLGPCELRVDLRDFENNYYFVKYASFRVLGESEKYRLILGDFLGGNAGDSLSYHKDMPFSTTDHDNDMSSFNCATEYKGAWWYNDCHYSNLNGMYWMGAHGSYADGINWKTGKEYHYSYKQTEMKFRPV, from the exons ATGGGGACAGTGGCCCCAGTCCTTTTGGTACTGCTCAGCCTAAGAGTGACTATTTGTGATGCTGAGGACACCTGCTCAG AGGTGAGAATAGTGGGACTGCGTGACGCTGACCGACTTGCCATTCTTCAAGGATGTCCAGGGATCCCAGGTGTCTCTGGCCCAAAAGGAGAAGCAGGTCTCCCAGGAACAAAAG GAGAAACGGGAGACCAGGGATTCCCTGGGAAAGCAGGACCACCTGGTGCAAAAG GAGCAGCTGGAGAGCCTGGCTTCCCAGGACTGAAAG GAACAAAAGGAGAGCCTGGATTTCCAGAAATATGGG AACCGGAGAACTGCCAAGAACTGTTGGCCAAAGGGAAGATTTTCAGTGGCTGGTACACAATCTACCCCCAAGACTGCAATGCCACCACCGTCTTCTGTGACATGGACACGGATGGTGGGGGATGGATT GGTCTCTTTCAGGTTTTTCAGAGGCGCTGGGATGGATCAGTGAACTTCTTGCGAGATTGGGATTCATACAAACGAGGCTTTGGCAACCAGCTGACGGAGTTCTGGATGGGGAATGACAACATCCACTTCCTCACCTCTCTGG GACCCTGTGAACTCCGTGTTGACCTCAGAGACTTTGAGAACAACTACTATTTTGTCAAGTATGCTTCATTCAGAGTTTTAGGAGAGTCAGAGAAATACAGACTGATTCTAGGAGACTTCCTTGGTGGAAACGCTG GGGACTCCTTATCGTACCACAAGGACATGCCATTTTCAACAACAGATCACGACAATGACATGAGTTCCTTTAACTGTGCCACAGAATATAAGGGAGCGTGGTGGTACAATGACTGCCATTACTCCAACCTGAACGGGATGTACTGGATGGGTGCACATGGGAGCTATGCTGATGGCATCAACTGGAAGACAGGCAAAGAATACCACTACTCCTATAAGCAAACAGAAATGAAGTTCAGGCCAGTTTAA